The Metabacillus schmidteae nucleotide sequence GCACGACGTGATAAAAGTGTTGTGTGTGTAGTACAAGACCCTAAAGATGTTATAGCAATGGAAAAAATGAAGGAATATAACGGTTTATATCATGTTCTGCACGGGTCTATATCACCTATGGAAGGGATTGGACCAGAAGATATAAAGATTCCTGAACTTTTAAAAAGATTGCAGGATGATGTTATACAAGAGGTTATTCTAGCGACAAACCCGAATATTGAAGGGGAAGCAACAGCTATGTATATCTCAAGGCTTTTAAAGCCATCTGGAATAAAACTAACGAGAATTGCTCATGGTTTACCCGTAGGTGGAGATTTAGAGTATGCCGATGAGGTTACTTTATCGAAAGCATTAGAAGGAAGAAGAGAGTTGTAGAGGAGGATGTTTCATGCTTTTTCGGCGAAAGGGCTGGTTAAGAAATCAATATGATCAACAACTAATACAAAACTTGCTCACTATGAAAAAAGAGTGGAATCGGCAAAAACAATTAGTTGATAAAAGTGTTGAACCTTCTCCTGAAGTACTCTATGATTTGAAAATTGCAGAGGCGAAATATTTTTTTCTACTTAAAGAAGCAAAACAACGAAATATCAAAATAGGAAAAATATAAACATGTATAGATAGCTTGTTCTAATTTAACACTCCCCTCATATCCTATTATTAAAAGGGATAAAAGGGGAGTGTTTTAGTGGATCCTATTTTAGTTTTTTCTGTAATAGGTGGAATTATATTGATCTTGTTATTTGTTGGAGCTCCTATTCGTCCATTACAATGGATTGGACGGCTTTCAATAAAGATAATAATTGGAGCACTACTATTGTTTTTTGTTAATGCTTTTGGTACAAGCATAGATTTACATATCCCAATTAACTTAATTACTTCAAGTATTTCAGGAATATTAGGGGTACCAGGATTGGCAGCATTAGTTATTATAAAAATGTTTATTATAAGTTAAAATACATGTAACCCAAAGGGACCAGAAGAGAAGGAGACACATTCTTTTTTTTCTGGTTTTTTTATTGCGATTTTTTGTTGACATGTTGTTTCGGAGATGATATATTATTATTCGTCTTCAAAAGAGACGAACGAATGAAAAATACTTCAAAAAAGTTGTTGACTCCAAAATAGTACTCGTGTTATTATATTAAAGTCGCTTCTTAACGAAGTGTTAAAAGTTCTTTGAAAACTAAACAAAACCAAGCGTGCCAACGTTAATTTCGATTAACAAAAATGTACTATATAGTACAAACTTTTATGAGCTACATCAAACACTTTATTGGAGAGTTTGATCCTGGCTCAGGACGAACGCTGGCGGCGTGCCTAATACATGCAAGTCGAGCGAATCTGAGGGAGCTTGCTCCCAACGATTAGCGGCGGACGGGTGAGTAACACGTGGGTAACCTGCCTGTAAGATTGGGATAACTCCGGGAAACCGGAGCTAATACCGGATAACATTTCGAACTGCATGGTTCGAAATTGAAAGACGGCGTCTAGCTGTCACTTACAGATGGACCCGCGGCGCATTAGCTAGTTGGTGAGGTAACGGCTCACCAAGGCGACGATGCGTAGCCGACCTGAGAGGGTGATCGGCCACACTGGGACTGAGACACGGCCCAGACTCCTACGGGAGGCAGCAGTAGGGAATCTTCCGCAATGGACGAAAGTCTGACGGAGCAACGCCGCGTGAACGATGAAGGCCTTCGGGTCGTAAAGTTCTGTTGTTAGGGAAGAACAAGTACCAGAGTAACTGCTGGTACCTTGACGGTACCTAACCAGAAAGCCACGGCTAACTACGTGCCAGCAGCCGCGGTAATACGTAGGTGGCAAGCGTTGTCCGGAATTATTGGGCGTAAAGCGCGCGCAGGCGGTTTCTTAAGTCTGATGTGAAAGCCCACGGCTCAACCGTGGAGGGTCATTGGAAACTGGGGAACTTGAGTGCAGAAGAGGAGAGTGGAATTCCACGTGTAGCGGTGAAATGCGTAGAGATGTGGAGGAACACCAGTGGCGAAGGCGACTCTCTGGTCTGTAACTGACGCTGAGGCGCGAAAGCGTGGGGAGCGAACAGGATTAGATACCCTGGTAGTCCACGCCGTAAACGATGAGTGCTAAGTGTTAGAGGGTTTCCGCCCTTTAGTGCTGCAGCAAACGCATTAAGCACTCCGCCTGGGGAGTACGGTCGCAAGACTGAAACTCAAAGGAATTGACGGGGGCCCGCACAAGCGGTGGAGCATGTGGTTTAATTCGAAGCAACGCGAAGAACCTTACCAGGTCTTGACATCCTTCGCTACTTCTAGAGATAGAAGGTTCCCCTTCGGGGGACGAAGTGACAGGTGGTGCATGGTTGTCGTCAGCTCGTGTCGTGAGATGTTGGGTTAAGTCCCGCAACGAGCGCAACCCTTGATCTTAGTTGCCAGCATTCAGTTGGGCACTCTAAGGTGACTGCCGGTGACAAACCGGAGGAAGGTGGGGATGACGTCAAATCATCATGCCCCTTATGACCTGGGCTACACACGTGCTACAATGGATGGTACAAAGGGCTGCAAGACTGCGAAGTCAAGCCAATCCCATAAAACCATTCTCAGTTCGGATTGCAGGCTGCAACTCGCCTGCATGAAGCCGGAATCGCTAGTAATCGCGGATCAGCATGCCGCGGTGAATACGTTCCCGGGCCTTGTACACACCGCCCGTCACACCACGAGAGTTTGTAACACCCGAAGTCGGTGGGGTAACCGTAAGGAGCCAGCCGCCTAAGGTGGGACAGATGATTGGGGTGAAGTCGTAACAAGGTAGCCGTATCGGAAGGTGCGGCTGGATCACCTCCTTTCTAAGGATATGAGGTACGCTTGGTATTTTGTTTAGTTTTGAGAGAACTTTGTTCTCTGAATTTATAGAGATGGGCCTATAGCTCAGCTGGTTAGAGCGCACGCCTGATAAGCGTGAGGTCGATGGTTCGAGTCCATTTAGGCCCACCATCTCAAATAAAAATATGGGGCCTTAGCTCAGCTGGGAGAGCGCCTGCTTTGCACGCAGGAGGTCAGCGGTTCGATCCCGCTAGGCTCCACCAATGTTCTTTGAAAACTAGATAACGAAAACAATTCAAGTAATTCACTGAGTTTAAACGCTTAGTTTAGTGATTCTCTTAATAATATTTGAATCAGGACATTAAGTAAGTACTTATGTCTTGAGACAAAGGAGAAGCGAAGAGTACGAGGCGGCGAAATGGTTGAGGAGCGGAATGGACGTAATTTGTCCATGAGCACCGCAGAACATGAAGCCAACGAAGTAATCTGAAGCTTATCATTTGTCGAAGGTTAAGTTGTTAAGGGCGCACGGTGGATGCCTTGGCACTAGGAGCCGATGAAGGACGGTACTAACACCGATATGCTTCGGGGAGCTGTAAGTAAGCTTTGATCCGGAGATTTCCGAATGGGGGAACCCACTGCTCGTAATGGAGTAGTATTTTTACCTGAATACATAGGGTAATAAAGGCAGACCCGGGGAACTGAAACATCTAAGTACCCGGAGGAAGAGAAAGCAAACGCGATTTCCTGAGTAGCGGCGAGCGAAACGGAATTAGCCCAAACCAAGAGGCTTGCCTCTTGGGGTTGTAGGACACTCTATACGGAGTTACAAAGGAACGGAGTAAATGAAGAGGTCTGGAAAGGCCCGTCAAAGAAGGTAACAACCCTGTAGTTGAAACTTCGTTCCCTCCAGAGTGGATCCTGAGTACGGCGGGACACGTGAAATCCCGTCGGAAGCAGGGAGGACCATCTCCCAAGGCTAAATACTCCCTAGTGACCGATAGTGAACCAGTACCGTGAGGGAAAGGTGAAAAGCACCCCGGAAGGGGAGTGAAAGAGATCCTGAAACCGTGTGCCTACAAGTAGTCAAAGCCCGTTAATGGGTAATGGCGTGCCTTTTGTAGAATGAACCGGCGAGTTACGATCCCGTGCAAGGTTAAGTTGATAAGACGGAGCCGCAGCGAAAGCGAGTCTGAATAGGGCGAAAGAGTACGTGGTCGTAGACCCGAAACCAGGTGATCTACCCATGTCCAGGGTGAAGTTCAGGTAACACTGAATGGAGGCCCGAACCCACGCACGTTGAAAAGTGCGGGGATGAGGTGTGGGTAGCGGAGAAATTCCAATCGAACTTGGAGATAGCTGGTTCTCTCCGAAATAGCTTTAGGGCTAGCCTTGAAATGAGAGTCTTGGAGGTAGAGCACTGATTGGACTAGGGGCCCCCATCGGGTTACCGAATTCAGTCAAACTCCGAATGCCAAAGACTTATGTTCAGGAGTCAGACTGCGAGTGATAAGATCCGTAGTCAAGAGGGAAACAGCCCAGACCACCAGCTAAGGTCCCAAAGTATACGTTAAGTGGAAAAGGATGTGGAGTTGCTTAGACAACCAGGATGTTGGCTTAGAAGCAGCCACCATTTAAAGAGTGCGTAATAGCTCACTGGTCGAGTGACTCTGCGCCGAAAATGTACCGGGGCTAAACGTATCACCGAAGCTGTGGATTGTTCTTACGAACAATGGTAGGAGAGCGTTCTAAGGGCTGTGAAGCGAGACCGGAAGGACTCGTGGAGCGCTTAGAAGTGAGAATGCCGGTATGAGTAGCGAAAGAGGGGTGAGAATCCCCTCCACCGAATGCCTAAGGTTTCCTGAGGAAGGCTCGTCCGCTCAGGGTTAGTCGGGACCTAAGCCGAGGCCGAAAGGCGTAGGCGATGGCCAACAGGTTGAAATTCCTGTACCACCTCCTCACCGTTTGAGCAATGGGGGGACGCAGAAGGATAGGGTAAGCGCGCTGTTGGATTAGCGCGTCCAAGCAGTTAGGCTGACAACGAGGCAAATCCCGTTGTCACATAAGCTGAGCTGTGATGGCGAGGGAACTATAGTACCGAAGTTCCTGATTCCACACTGCCAAGAAAAGCCTCTAGCGAGGTGAGAGGTGCCCGTACCGCAAACCGACACAGGTAGGCGAGGAGAGAATCCTAAGGTGAGCGAGAGAACTCTCGTTAAGGAACTCGGCAAAATGACCCCGTAACTTCGGGAGAAGGGGTGCTTTTTAGGGTGAATAGCCCGGAAAAGCCGCAGTGAATAGGCCCAGGCGACTGTTTAGCAAAAACACAGGTCTCTGCGAAGCCGCAAGGCGAAGTATAGGGGCTGACGCCTGCCCGGTGCTGGAAGGTTAAGGGGAGAGGTTAGCGCAAGCGAAGCTTTGAACCGAAGCCCCAGTAAACGGCGGCCGTAACTATAACGGTCCTAAGGTAGCGAAATTCCTTGTCGGGTAAGTTCCGACCCGCACGAAAGGCGTAACGATCTGGGCACTGTCTCAACGAGAGACTCGGTGAAATTATAGTACCTGTGAAGATGCAGGTTACCCGCGACAGGACGGAAAGACCCCGTGGAGCTTTACTGTAGCCTGATATTGAATTTTGGTACAGCTTGTACAGGATAGGTAGGAGCCTGAGAAGCCGGAGCGCTAGCTTCGGTGGAGGCGTCGGTGGGATACTACCCTGGCTGTATTGAAATTCTAACCCACAGCCCTGATCGGGCTGGGAGACAGTGTCAGGTGGGCAGTTTGACTGGGGCGGTCGCCTCCTAAAATGTAACGGAGGCGCCCAAAGGTTCCCTCAGAATGGTTGGAAATCATTCGTAGAGTGTAAAGGCACAAGGGAGCTTGACTGCGAGACCTACAAGTCGAGCAGGGACGAAAGTCGGGCTTAGTGATCCGGTGGTTCCGCATGGAAGGGCCATCGCTCAACGGATAAAAGCTACCCCGGGGATAACAGGCTTATCTCCCCCAAGAGTCCACATCGACGGGGAGGTTTGGCACCTCGATGTCGGCTCATCGCATCCTGGGGCTGTAGTCGGTCCCAAGGGTTGGGCTGTTCGCCCATTAAAGCGGTACGCGAGCTGGGTTCAGAACGTCGTGAGACAGTTCGGTCCCTATCCGTCGTGGGCGTAGGAAATTTGAGAGGAGCTGTCCTTAGTACGAGAGGACCGGGATGGACGCACCGCTGGTGTACCAGTTGTCTTGCCAAAGGCATAGCTGGGTAGCTATGTGCGGAAGGGATAAGTGCTGAAAGCATCTAAGCATGAAGCCCCCCTCAAGATGAGATTTCCCATCACATTAGTGAGTAAGATCCCTGAAAGATGATCAGGTTGATAGGTCAGAGGTGGAAGCGCGGTGACGTGTGGAGCTGACTGATACTAATCGATCGAGGACTTAACCTAATAAAAGCGTAAGCTTAGTGAATTGAATTGTGAATCGTTATCTAGTTTTGAAGGAACATGCCTTCAAACTTTATATTATTTGGTGATGATGGCGAAGAGGTCACACCCGTTCCCATGCCGAACACGGAAGTTAAGCTCTTCAGCGCCGATGGTAGTTGGGGGTTTCCCCCTGTGAGAGTAGGACGTCGCCAAGTAAGAAGAGGAAAAAGATCAGTAGAGATACTGGTCTTTTTTTGTATGGATTTAAAAAATAAAATAAACCGAAGGTTTAGTCTGTAAAGAGGTAGAGACAAAGTAACCTTACTAGCCTGAGGCTTGGGAGAAGCATATTAAGGAACTTCTACTAAGAGCGCCACGTCCTGTGGCAACGTAGAAGTCAGCACATCCTGTGCAAGTAAGGAAGCGCCGAGAGAGAAGACCGGAATGTGCGCAGTTGGCACATGAGGATCTGAACGAACAAGCTGACGCGGAGATTCGCCGCTTATCGCAAGCCGAAATCCGAACACGGAAGTTAAGCTCCAGCGCCGATGGTAGTTGGGGGTTTCCCCCTGTGAGAGTAGGACGTTGCCAAGTAAGAAGAGGAAAAAAGATCAGTAGAGATACTGGTCTTTTTTTGTATGGATTTAAAAAATAAAATAAACCGAAGGTTTAGTCTGTAAAGAGGTAGAGACAAAGTAACCTTACTAGCCTGAGGCTTGGGAGAAGCATATTAAGGAACTTCTACTAAGAGCGCCACGTCCTGTGGCAACGTAGAAGTCAGCACTTCCTGTGCAAGTAAGGAAGCGCCGAGAGAGAAGACCGGAATGTGCGCAGTTGGCACATAAGGATCTGAACGAACAAGCTGACGCGGAGATTCGCCGCTTATCGCAAGCCGAAATCCGAACACGGAAGTTAAGCTCCAGCGCCGATGGTAGTTGGGGGTTTCCCCCTGTGAGAGTAGGACGTCGCCAAGTAAGAAGAGGGAAAAGATCAGTAGAGATACTGGTCTTTTTTTGTTTGATATGGAGTTTACGTGTATGTAGATTTTTTGTGAATTTTGTAGAATAGTAGATAAATTAAAATAATCGAAGATAAGTTGCTGAAAATCGAAGATAAAATGAAATAATCGTTGATAAATCTTCATAATCGAAGATAAATTAACTTAACACCCTACTAATGTGTGCGCAGATGGCACATGAGGATCTGAACGAACAAGCTGACACGGAGATTCCGCTTATCGCAAGCTGAAATCCGAAACTAAAGCCCATAGTTAATTAAAAAGATCAGTACAGATACTGGTCTTTTTTTGTATGAATTAAATAATTAAAGTGAAAACCAGGTCTAGTCTGTAAAGAAGCAGAGACAAAGTACTAAGTATGATATAGGTAAAAAAAAGATGAAGGGCCATAACTTGCGCTGGATAAAACAGTCACGTATTAAGCCCAAAATCATACTATGATTAACATCAATATTTAAATTCAAAATTGTGTATACAATGATACTTTTTGGTAAAAATAAAAGTATGGAGGTGGAGATTTTGAATTCAAATAGTTTACAAAAGTCTCTTGGGGAAACATGTATTATATGTGATGAGAAAAAGGAGTTAGGAATTTACCTTTATACAAGTTTTATATGTGTAGAATGTGAAAAAGAAATGACAAGCACTCAAACATCTGACCCTAAGTATAAATATTATTTAGAAAAGTTAAGAAGAGTAAAAAACTCACCACTATATTCATAGAATCCTAAGGCTGATTGAAATCAGTCTTTTTTTATAGGTAAGAAAGTTGAAAATTTCGAACTTAGTGTAGGTGTCTAGCTCCAGGTGCCATCGGCTCGAGGTCATAAGTCAAATAGGAATTGAATGCAAAGAACGCCTTCAATTCCTATTTGACTTATGCTTGTCGCCGATAAGCGGGCGCCTTGCACTTTTCGTATTTGTTTGTGCTATATGATGAATCTGTATATACTCAGGTAAGTTAGTATTGTTATAATGATTTTATCTATAAAAAAGGACGTTGATTAATAATGGAAACGCCTCTTTATTCTGCTCTATTAAACCATGCTAATGCTAAACCTTTGTCTTTGCATGTCCCCGGCCATAAAAACGGAGCAGTTTTTTTAAAAGAAGCAAACCATCTCTATAGAGATATCTTACATATAGATGTAACTGAATTAACAGGACTGGATGACTTACATGATCCACAGGATGTTATTCTAGCAGCACAGCAGCTTACAGCAAATGTATATGGGGTGAAAAACTCCTATTTTTTAGTAAATGGTTCAACGGTGGGAAATTTAGCAATGATTTTGTCAACATGCGAGGAGGGTGATGAGGTCCTTGTACAGAGAAACTCCCATAAATCAATTATGTATGGATTACAGCTTGCTGGAGTAAAACCAATCTTTTTATCACCAAAAATGGATGAAGAGTACCATGTTCCTAGTTATATTGAGATCGAAACGGTAAGAGAAGCACTAGATCTCTTTCCAAATGCCAAAGCACTAATCTTAACAAGTCCAAACTATTATGGTCTATCTATTGACCTTAAAGAGATCGTTACATTAGCACATGGACATGGAATACCAGTACTTGTTGATGAAGCACATGGTGCCCACTTTATAATAGGAAATGGATTTCCTCCATCTGCTATAGAGGCTGGAGCTGACATTGTCATTCATTCAGCACATAAAACTTTACCAGCCATGACAATGGGTTCATACCTCCATTTTAATAGTAACTATATTAATCAAGAAACAATAGAGACCTATCTATCTATGCTTCAAAGTAGCAGTCCTTCTTATCCAATTATGGCATCTCTTGATATAGCTCGTGCGTACTTAAAAGGAATAATAGACGATAAAAAGCAGGGGGATATTATCAAATCAGTCAAGGATGTCAAAACATACATTAACTCAATTAGCGGAATAGAAGTAGTCGAATCAATTGATCCAGTTGTACATAATGATCCATTAAAAGTAACAATAAGATCGACAAACAAACTATCTGGCTATCAATTGCAGGAACTCTTTGAGGCAAATAATATCAATGTGGAATTAGCTAATTATTATCATTGTTTATGTATCTTACCACTTGCCGATAGTTCCTTTATTATCAATAAATTAAAACATCTGAACTTAAGTTTAAAGAAAACAGAACGACCATATAAAATAAAAGCAAAGTCACAAGAACAAAAAGGAAAAAGGATACAATCTTTAGATATTCCTTACTCACATCTAAAAAAATATAAAAAAAGGATAGTAGAGATGGAAAAAGCAGTTGGATATTACTCTGCAGAAGCAATTATTCCTTATCCTCCTGGTATTCCACTTATTATTGTTGGAGAAAAAATAACAACAGAGTTAATAGAAAAGATTAAAGAACTGCTTGAACTGGGAGTAAACATTCAAGGAGATCATCATATAAAAAAAGGAAAAATAAGTATTTATATGAAATGAAGGTGAAGTGTTTGAAGGGTAAATTTATTACATTCGAAGGACCTGAGGGAGCAGGAAAAACCTCTGTTCTTGAAGTATTAATGAAAGAAGTAAATAATAATAATAATATGGATGCTGTTTTCACTAGAGAACCGGGTGGTATTCGTATATCGGAAAAAATACGTGAGGTTATTTTGAATAAAGAGCATACTGAGATGGATTCACGAACAGAGGCTTTATTATATGCTGCAGCAAGAAGACAACATCTTGTGGAAAGAGTTATCCCGGCAATAGAAACTGGACAAATTGTATTCTGTGACCGCTTTATTGATAGTTCTCTAGCATATCAAGGCTATGCTAGGGGATTGGGAATAAATGAAGTATTATCAATAAATGAATTTGCTATTAATGGATTAATGCCTGATCTTACATTTTATTTTAAAATAGACCCAAAGGTAGGTTTACAAAGGATATCAAAAAGTTCAGTAAGAGAGAAAAATCGCCTTGATTTAGAGGACTTAACTTTTCACCAAAAAGTCCAAGAAGGATATGAAAAAGTCATTAACATGTTTCCAGAAAGAATTGTTGTTATTGATGCTGAAAAATCACTTGAAGAAGTTGTCGAAGAAGTGAAGAAAGAATTAAAAAAGGTAATTTCTTTTTAATAAGGCAAGAAAGGTTTAAATTTGGGACTTAGTGTAGGTATCTAGCTCGCTTTTCTTAGTTAACATAAAATTACCATTAAACGAGCAATGATTCACTTAAATGAACATGTTACAATAAAAGGAGGCTTCTCTAAAATGAAGTTAATTATTGTGGTTGTACAGGATCAAGATAGTAACAAGTTATTGAATGTGCTTACTGACTATAATTTCCGAGTTACTAAATTATCTAGTTCAGGTGGATTTCTAAAATCGGGCAATACAACATTTATGATAGGGACAGAAGATATACGAGTGGATAAGGCTTTGCAAATAATAAAGGATAATTGTAAGTCAAGAGATCAACTAGTCGCTCCAGTATCGCCGATGGGCGGAAATGCGGATTCGTTTATTCCATATCCAGTTGAAGTAGAAGTAGGCGGTGCAACTGTATTTGTTCTTCCTGTCGAGCAGTTTCATCAATTTTAATAAAATCATCTTAATGGCAACAATGCCATGGAGGTAAAGGATGAAAATTAGTCAAGATATTAGGTCATCGATGGACAAGAGGGGGATAGAGCAAAAGGTTGCTCAAACATCCACCAAGGGATTCCATGATTTAATTGTTAAACAAGGAAGTAAGCTTCAAAATGAACAACTGAATAAGTTATTGGTTGATATAGATAGTGCCGGACGTAGATTAGCAAAATCCCGCAACTTTAGTGACCTTTCCAAATATAAACTTTTAGTGAAAAAATTTATTCATGAAGCTGTTGAGTTCGGCATGAATATGAAGCAATCCAGAAGTTGGGATTATAATGGAAATAGTCGCGCATTAAAAATAGTTGAGCAAGTCGATGAATCATTAGTTCAATTAGCAGACGAGATGATAAGTAAGGAAGGCTCTACAATAGATATTCTTGCAAAAATAGGCGAGGTTAAGGGATTACTTATTAACCTTTATACGTAGAGAGTGATGAGTATGACGAAAAATTGGAGTGAATTAAGTTCATATCAGCCGAGGGTTATGAAACTGTTAACAAATAGTATAATGAAAGACAGGCTGGCACATGCATATCTTTTTGAAGGAAAAAAAGGTACTGGAAAAAGAGAAGTAGGGATTCTTTTAGCAAAAAGCTTTTTCTGTGAAAATCTTCAAAACTATGAACCATGTGAAATTTGTAGGAATTGCAAAAGAGTAGAATCGGGCAATCATCCTGATGTACATCTTGTTGAACCGGATGGACTTTCGATTAAAAAAGGACAAATTCAGGCACTGCAGGAGGAATTTTCAAAATCAGGAGTTGAATCAAATAAAAAACTTTATATGATTGTTCATGCAGATAAGATGACAGTTAATGCAGCAAACAGTTTACTAAAGTTTTTAGAAGAACCTAATGCTAATACAATTGCAATTCTCATAACAGAGCAGTATCATAAAATGTTGAATACGATTTTATCACGGTGTCAATTGTTACCTTTTCAACCATTGCAACCAAAAGCGATTGAAATGAGGTTGAAAGATTCAGGTATAGCTACACATATAGCTTCATTAGTTGCTCAGTTAACCAATGATACAGACGCAGCTTTTAGTCTGTCAAAAGATGATTGGTTTGCGCAGGCTAGATTGAAAGTGATAAAATTATATGAAATCCTCACCACTCGAAAAGGACAGGCACCTTTGTATATACACACAGAGTGGATGAACTTTTTTAATGAAAAGGAAAAGCAGGAAACAGGGTTAGACTTGTTATTATATATATATAAAGATGTCTTATCTGTTCAATTAGGAAATGATGAACATGTGATCTACCAGGACATCATTCAACAAATTAAACAGCATGCCCTTCAGATAACTCAAAGAAGTGTGACTGAGAAGGTAACTTCTATATTAGAAGCTAAGAAACGGCTTCATGCCAATGTAAATCCGCAATTATTATTGGAACAATTGGTTTTAACATTGCAGGAGGGATAAGTTTGTATAATGTTGTAGGAGTTCGCTTTAAAAAAGCGGGCAAAATTTATTATTTCGACCCTAATGGTCTTCAAATAGAGGATGATGATTTTGTCATTGTGGAAACAATAAGAGGGGTTGAATATGGCAAAGTCGTCTTAAACAATAAACAAGTAGAGGAAAACGATGTTGTTTTGCCTTTGAAAAAAGTTATTCGCCTTGCTGATGAAAAGGATCGGTTAATGGTACAGGAAAATCAGGAGGCTGCATCTGAAGCATACCATGTTTGTCAGAAGAAGGTTTCAGATCATGGTTTAGACATGAAGTTGGTTGATGTGGAATATACATTTGACCGAAATAAAGTGATCTTCTATTTTACAGCAGATGGACGTGTTGATTTTAGAGAGCTTGTTAAAGATTTGGCTGCTATTTTCAAAACAAGAATAGAGCTGCGCCAAATTGGTGTTCGTGATGAGGCAAAAATGCTGGGTGGAATCGGACCTTGTGGTCGGATGTTATGTTGCTCCACATTCCTCGGGGATTTTGAGCCTGTATCTATTAAGATGGCAAAGGACCAAAATTTGTCACTGAATCCAACGAAAATTTCCGGCTTATGTGGAAGATTAATGTGTTGTCTTAAATATGAAAATGATGAGTATGAATCTGCCAAGGAACAACTTCCTGATTTAGGAGAAATGATTGGGACTCCAAATGGATTAGGGAAAGTAGTTGGTTTAAATATATTAGAGAAGATTCTACAGGTAAACCTTGTGGAACAAGAACGCGTGGTTGAATACACTTGGGATGAATTGCAGAAAGAAGGCGTAGTTCCAATGCAATCCACAGATTGATGAGGTGGAACAAGTGGATAAGAAAGAAATATTTGAATCTGTCAGTAGTATGGAGGAACAAATAGGGTCTTTATATACTCAATTAGGTGAGCTTAAGCAACATTTAGGAGAACTTATCGAAGAAAATCATCATTTACAAATTGAAAATGAGAACCTACGCCGACGATTAGATTCAACAATGACTGATACAAAGAGCTCAACTAAAACAAAAAAGACAAAAGCAAAGGATCATCAGCGAAAGAAACAAAATCAGCAGGTTGATATAGGAGAAGGCTACGACAATTTAGCAAGACTTTATCAAGAAGGTTTCCATATTTGCAACCTACATTATGGAAGTATTCGTAAAGATGGAGATTGTTTATTTTGCTTATCATTCCTAAATAAGAAATAATAGAACTGACTCATACTGATTGTGTCCAAAAGACCAATTCACTGATATGTGTCAGTCTTTTTTTATGCTAAAGAAACGAGTCTTTCACTAAATGACATTTTTTCGAAATGGTAAGATAGCTAATTCGTTTGATTTAAAGGAGAAATAAATTTATGGTTAAGTTAATAGGAGATGAGAGGTTAGATTATTTATTAGCCGAGAATTTACGGATCATCCAAAGTCCATCCGTCTTTTCATTTTCATTGGATGCGGTGTTATTATCCAGGTTCGCTTATATGCCTATACAAAAAGGGAATATTATTGATCTTTGTACAGGAAACGGTATTGTTCCTCTTATTCTTAGTACAAGAACAAAAGGTCAAATTACTGGGGTAGAAATACAAGAAAGACTCTATGATATGGCAGTAAGAAGTGTACAATATAACAAGCTGGATCAACAAATTATGCTTATCCA carries:
- a CDS encoding aminotransferase class I/II-fold pyridoxal phosphate-dependent enzyme, which translates into the protein METPLYSALLNHANAKPLSLHVPGHKNGAVFLKEANHLYRDILHIDVTELTGLDDLHDPQDVILAAQQLTANVYGVKNSYFLVNGSTVGNLAMILSTCEEGDEVLVQRNSHKSIMYGLQLAGVKPIFLSPKMDEEYHVPSYIEIETVREALDLFPNAKALILTSPNYYGLSIDLKEIVTLAHGHGIPVLVDEAHGAHFIIGNGFPPSAIEAGADIVIHSAHKTLPAMTMGSYLHFNSNYINQETIETYLSMLQSSSPSYPIMASLDIARAYLKGIIDDKKQGDIIKSVKDVKTYINSISGIEVVESIDPVVHNDPLKVTIRSTNKLSGYQLQELFEANNINVELANYYHCLCILPLADSSFIINKLKHLNLSLKKTERPYKIKAKSQEQKGKRIQSLDIPYSHLKKYKKRIVEMEKAVGYYSAEAIIPYPPGIPLIIVGEKITTELIEKIKELLELGVNIQGDHHIKKGKISIYMK
- a CDS encoding YaaR family protein codes for the protein MKISQDIRSSMDKRGIEQKVAQTSTKGFHDLIVKQGSKLQNEQLNKLLVDIDSAGRRLAKSRNFSDLSKYKLLVKKFIHEAVEFGMNMKQSRSWDYNGNSRALKIVEQVDESLVQLADEMISKEGSTIDILAKIGEVKGLLINLYT
- a CDS encoding pro-sigmaK processing inhibitor BofA family protein; this encodes MDPILVFSVIGGIILILLFVGAPIRPLQWIGRLSIKIIIGALLLFFVNAFGTSIDLHIPINLITSSISGILGVPGLAALVIIKMFIIS
- a CDS encoding cyclic-di-AMP receptor is translated as MKLIIVVVQDQDSNKLLNVLTDYNFRVTKLSSSGGFLKSGNTTFMIGTEDIRVDKALQIIKDNCKSRDQLVAPVSPMGGNADSFIPYPVEVEVGGATVFVLPVEQFHQF
- a CDS encoding sigma factor G inhibitor Gin, with protein sequence MEILNSNSLQKSLGETCIICDEKKELGIYLYTSFICVECEKEMTSTQTSDPKYKYYLEKLRRVKNSPLYS
- the recR gene encoding recombination protein RecR, with the translated sequence MHYPEPISKLIDSFMKLPGIGPKTAVRLAFFVLNMKEDVVLDFAKALVNAKRNLTYCSVCGHITDQDPCYICEDARRDKSVVCVVQDPKDVIAMEKMKEYNGLYHVLHGSISPMEGIGPEDIKIPELLKRLQDDVIQEVILATNPNIEGEATAMYISRLLKPSGIKLTRIAHGLPVGGDLEYADEVTLSKALEGRREL
- the tmk gene encoding dTMP kinase encodes the protein MKGKFITFEGPEGAGKTSVLEVLMKEVNNNNNMDAVFTREPGGIRISEKIREVILNKEHTEMDSRTEALLYAAARRQHLVERVIPAIETGQIVFCDRFIDSSLAYQGYARGLGINEVLSINEFAINGLMPDLTFYFKIDPKVGLQRISKSSVREKNRLDLEDLTFHQKVQEGYEKVINMFPERIVVIDAEKSLEEVVEEVKKELKKVISF
- a CDS encoding YaaL family protein, yielding MLFRRKGWLRNQYDQQLIQNLLTMKKEWNRQKQLVDKSVEPSPEVLYDLKIAEAKYFFLLKEAKQRNIKIGKI